The Agrobacterium vitis genome has a segment encoding these proteins:
- the glnA gene encoding type I glutamate--ammonia ligase produces the protein MTTAQDILKQIKDNDVKFVDLRFTDPKGKLQHVTMDIVCVDEDMFADGVMFDGSSIAGWKAINESDMVLMPDVETVHMDPFFAQSTMVILCDILDPVSGEAYNRDPRGTAKKAEAYLKASGIGDTAFFGPEAEFFIFDDVKYKADPYNTGFKLDSTELPSNDDTDYETGNLGHRPRVKGGYFPVPPIDSCQDMRSEMLTVLSEMGVVVEKHHHEVAAAQHELGIKFDTLVRNADKMQIYKYVVHQVANAYGKTATFMPKPIFGDNGSGMHVHQSIWKDGKPTFAGDEYAGLSESCLYYIGGIIKHAKALNAFTNPSTNSYKRLVPGYEAPVLLAYSARNRSASCRIPFGSNPKAKRVEVRFPDPTANPYLGFAAMLMAGLDGIKNKIHPGKAMDKDLYDLPPKELKKIPTVCASLREALESLDKDRKFLTAGGVFDDDQIDAFIDIKMQEVMRYDMTPHPVEYDMYYSV, from the coding sequence ATGACGACCGCACAGGATATTCTTAAACAAATCAAAGACAACGACGTAAAATTTGTCGATCTCAGGTTCACCGACCCCAAGGGCAAGTTGCAGCATGTCACTATGGACATCGTCTGTGTCGATGAAGACATGTTCGCCGATGGCGTCATGTTCGACGGCTCCTCCATCGCCGGCTGGAAGGCGATCAACGAATCCGACATGGTACTGATGCCGGACGTGGAAACGGTGCATATGGACCCGTTCTTCGCGCAATCGACCATGGTCATTCTCTGCGACATTCTCGATCCGGTTTCCGGTGAAGCCTATAACCGCGATCCGCGCGGCACGGCCAAGAAGGCGGAAGCCTATCTCAAGGCCTCTGGCATCGGCGACACGGCATTTTTTGGCCCAGAAGCTGAATTCTTCATTTTCGATGACGTGAAATACAAGGCCGATCCTTACAATACCGGCTTCAAGCTCGATTCCACCGAATTGCCGTCCAACGACGATACCGATTATGAAACCGGCAATCTCGGGCACCGTCCGCGCGTCAAGGGCGGTTATTTCCCGGTTCCGCCAATCGACAGCTGCCAGGATATGCGCTCGGAAATGCTGACCGTGCTCTCCGAAATGGGCGTTGTCGTCGAAAAGCATCACCATGAAGTGGCTGCGGCCCAGCATGAGCTTGGCATCAAGTTCGACACGCTGGTGCGCAATGCCGACAAGATGCAGATCTACAAATATGTCGTGCATCAGGTTGCCAATGCCTATGGCAAAACTGCAACCTTCATGCCGAAGCCGATCTTTGGCGACAACGGCTCGGGCATGCACGTGCATCAGTCGATCTGGAAAGATGGCAAGCCGACCTTCGCCGGTGACGAATATGCCGGTCTGTCGGAAAGCTGCCTCTATTACATCGGCGGCATCATCAAGCATGCCAAGGCACTGAATGCCTTCACCAACCCCTCGACCAATTCCTACAAGCGCCTGGTACCTGGCTATGAAGCACCGGTTCTGCTGGCCTATTCCGCCCGCAACCGTTCCGCCTCCTGCCGCATTCCATTCGGCTCCAACCCGAAGGCAAAGCGCGTCGAAGTCCGCTTCCCTGACCCGACCGCCAACCCCTATCTCGGTTTTGCCGCCATGCTGATGGCTGGTCTCGATGGCATCAAGAACAAGATCCATCCTGGCAAGGCCATGGACAAGGATCTCTACGACCTGCCGCCGAAGGAATTGAAGAAGATCCCAACGGTTTGCGCCTCGTTGCGCGAAGCGCTGGAAAGCCTCGACAAGGATCGCAAGTTCCTGACAGCAGGCGGCGTCTTCGACGACGACCAGATCGATGCCTTCATCGATATCAAGATGCAGGAGGTCATGCGTTACGACATGACGCCTCATCCGGTGGAATACGACATGTACTACTCGGTCTGA
- the hspQ gene encoding heat shock protein HspQ gives MKQRNAKFGIGDIVRHKVFPFRGVVFDVDPEFANTEEWWNAIPAELRPSKDQPFYHLLAENAETEYVAYVSEQNLETDESGEPLRNPHINQIFVEEQAGHYKPRMNLAH, from the coding sequence ATGAAACAACGCAACGCAAAGTTTGGAATCGGTGACATTGTTCGTCACAAGGTATTTCCGTTTCGCGGCGTCGTTTTCGACGTCGATCCGGAATTCGCCAATACGGAAGAATGGTGGAACGCGATCCCCGCAGAATTGCGGCCCAGCAAGGATCAGCCCTTCTATCACCTGCTGGCTGAAAATGCCGAGACGGAATACGTCGCCTACGTCTCCGAGCAAAATCTGGAGACAGACGAAAGCGGCGAACCGCTGCGCAATCCGCATATCAACCAGATCTTCGTGGAAGAGCAGGCCGGTCATTACAAGCCGCGGATGAATTTGGCTCACTGA
- a CDS encoding invasion associated locus B family protein, whose product MTFTAAKTARAALSALVLSTGFAGASFAQQQPAGDAGLPPQGWFKTCAKQEDNDICTVQNIQVAQNRQMIIAVAIISIEGKMNRKLMQVSVPSARLVPPGVVLQIDGGKGQKIDYAVCFPDRCTAEIPLTDAMIASLKKGHDVVFTSMNFRRVPNPIKISLDGFTGSYDGPAITQSQAQERQRLLEEAMQKKNEESQKALEDAQKAAKETK is encoded by the coding sequence ATGACGTTTACAGCAGCCAAAACCGCGCGTGCGGCACTCTCCGCTCTCGTTCTCTCCACTGGCTTTGCTGGCGCATCCTTTGCCCAGCAGCAGCCCGCTGGCGATGCCGGCTTGCCGCCGCAGGGTTGGTTCAAGACCTGCGCCAAGCAGGAAGACAACGATATCTGCACGGTGCAGAACATTCAGGTCGCGCAGAACCGCCAGATGATTATCGCCGTGGCGATCATTTCCATCGAAGGCAAGATGAACCGCAAGCTGATGCAGGTTTCCGTGCCTTCCGCACGGCTCGTCCCTCCGGGCGTCGTTTTGCAGATCGATGGCGGCAAGGGCCAGAAGATCGATTACGCCGTCTGCTTCCCGGACCGTTGCACAGCTGAAATTCCGCTGACGGACGCGATGATTGCCAGCCTGAAGAAGGGCCATGACGTGGTGTTCACGTCGATGAACTTCCGCCGCGTTCCAAACCCGATCAAGATTTCGCTGGATGGCTTTACCGGTTCCTACGATGGCCCGGCTATCACCCAGTCCCAGGCGCAGGAGCGCCAGCGTCTGCTGGAAGAAGCCATGCAGAAGAAGAACGAAGAATCGCAGAAGGCCCTGGAAGACGCCCAGAAGGCCGCCAAGGAAACCAAATAA
- a CDS encoding extracellular solute-binding protein yields the protein MRRLLSTLLVLPFCGVFAASATLAEPVNAISMYGKPTLPADYKHMPYVNPDVKKGGRISYGVVGTFDSFNPFVIKGMRTTARGIWDPEYGNLFYETLMTRSAGEPYTLYGLLAQSVEWDDARSFIQFNLNPKARWHDGQPVTPDDVIFTLQILQQKGRAPFDKRLNGVAKMEKVGEHSVRFTFNDKADREIPLLLAYATPILPKHAIDPDLFEQSSLNVPVGSGPYKIKDIRPGERITYQRDPNYWGKDLPSKVGFDNYDEVSVTYFLQDSTLFEAFKKGEIDLYPDGDSAHWLRAYNFPAAVNGDVVRETFTPQKPTGMLGFVFNTRRPIFADVKVREALTLAFDFEWVNKNIYGNAFKRIQSYWQNSPLGAFGHAADDRELAILGNARNTIAPEILAGTYTLPISDGSGADRNILRQAVALLSQAGYSINDGKMVDAQGKPLSFEVMTQNAGQEKMALAYQRTLRLIGIGMTIRTVDDAQYQARSNSFDYDMVVMAYPSTLAPGIEQFNRWGSVARDRQSSFNYAGVANPDIDRVLNTMVNARGLEDYQASVRALDRLLVAGHYVVPLYYNGEQWLARWKRIARPDQVPMLGYQLPTWWDARAQ from the coding sequence TTGCGGCGTCTTTTGTCGACCCTGCTGGTCTTGCCGTTCTGCGGCGTGTTTGCCGCATCGGCTACCTTGGCCGAGCCCGTCAATGCCATATCCATGTATGGCAAGCCCACCCTGCCCGCCGATTACAAGCACATGCCTTACGTCAACCCTGACGTGAAAAAGGGTGGCCGGATTTCCTACGGCGTGGTCGGCACGTTCGACAGCTTCAACCCCTTTGTCATCAAGGGCATGCGCACAACGGCGCGCGGCATCTGGGACCCGGAATACGGCAACCTGTTCTACGAAACGCTGATGACACGCTCCGCCGGTGAGCCCTATACGCTCTACGGTCTTCTGGCGCAAAGCGTCGAGTGGGACGATGCCCGCAGCTTCATCCAGTTCAACCTCAACCCCAAGGCCCGCTGGCACGATGGCCAGCCAGTGACGCCGGATGACGTGATTTTCACGCTCCAGATCCTCCAGCAGAAAGGCCGTGCGCCTTTCGACAAGCGGTTGAACGGCGTTGCCAAGATGGAAAAGGTTGGCGAGCATAGTGTCCGCTTCACCTTCAATGACAAGGCGGACCGGGAAATTCCACTGCTTCTGGCTTATGCAACACCGATCCTGCCGAAGCATGCCATCGACCCGGACCTTTTCGAACAGTCGTCGCTGAATGTGCCTGTTGGCTCCGGCCCTTATAAGATCAAGGATATTCGCCCCGGCGAGCGGATTACCTATCAGCGCGACCCGAATTATTGGGGCAAGGATCTTCCCTCGAAGGTGGGTTTCGATAATTACGACGAAGTCAGCGTCACCTATTTTTTGCAGGACAGCACCCTGTTCGAAGCCTTCAAGAAGGGCGAGATCGATCTTTATCCTGATGGTGATTCGGCTCATTGGCTGCGGGCTTATAATTTTCCGGCAGCCGTGAATGGCGATGTTGTGCGCGAGACCTTTACCCCGCAAAAACCGACGGGCATGCTGGGATTCGTGTTCAACACCCGCCGCCCGATCTTTGCCGATGTGAAGGTGCGCGAGGCGCTGACGCTCGCCTTCGACTTCGAGTGGGTCAACAAAAACATCTACGGCAATGCGTTCAAGCGAATCCAGAGTTACTGGCAGAATTCGCCGCTCGGCGCCTTTGGCCATGCCGCCGACGACCGCGAACTGGCAATTCTCGGCAATGCGCGCAACACGATTGCCCCGGAAATCCTGGCGGGCACCTATACATTGCCGATTTCCGATGGTTCGGGCGCCGACCGTAATATTCTGCGCCAGGCCGTCGCGTTGCTCAGCCAGGCTGGATATTCGATCAATGATGGAAAAATGGTCGATGCCCAGGGCAAGCCACTATCTTTCGAGGTCATGACCCAGAATGCCGGCCAGGAGAAAATGGCGCTTGCCTATCAGCGTACCCTAAGGCTGATCGGCATCGGCATGACCATCCGCACGGTGGATGACGCGCAATATCAGGCGCGCTCAAACAGCTTCGATTATGACATGGTCGTCATGGCCTATCCTTCGACGCTGGCTCCCGGTATCGAACAATTCAACCGCTGGGGCTCCGTTGCCCGGGATCGGCAAAGCAGTTTCAATTATGCCGGTGTTGCCAATCCGGATATCGACCGCGTGCTGAACACCATGGTCAATGCCAGAGGCCTGGAGGAC